A single genomic interval of Pirellulales bacterium harbors:
- a CDS encoding prolyl oligopeptidase family serine peptidase has translation MNRPFATYWSLTTLLMSLSILIAAEQRCRADGPADNVPSKVRPVPPPGIEVPKADRDELEQGLNALGDSVEQLTDRKDARIQRLLPDVQVFQKAVHDALTYQEFFSKDDIGRAKKLLKEGRERAEQLSVGNAPWDTATGSIVRGYVSRIDGSVQPYGVIVPESYAAHAMPRHPLDIWFHGRNEDWGEVRFVEDHLHSRGEFTPPDTIVLHPYGRYCNAFKFAGEVDVLEALESVKQHYRVDEDRIAVRGFSMGGAACWHFAVHYPGRWVAANPGAGFAETPAFLKVFQSEDFHPSESDLKLLHLYDCTDWAVNLYNCPTVAYSGEIDKQKQAADIMAAALDKEGITLRHVIGPGTAHKYHPEAKKTVERLMASIVERGRDRSPPTIHFETYTLRYNQLAWVTIDALDEHWGRARIDIDGATITTRNIAGLTFDVPAGGCEELGFDVAEPVTLTIDNQEIEGPRPLSDRSWFCQLHKDDGGNWALGPVPGDKPRKRHGLQGPIDDAFMDSFIFVRPTGQESQPAVAKWVKSEMDHAIYEWRRQFRGEARVKDDSAIDDADIAGANLVLWGTPESNAVLKRIADKLPIRWEDGQIVVGEQKFPADQHALILICPNPLNPSRYVVLNSGFTYREYDYLNNARQIPKLPDWAVIDLRTPPDARAPGKVAAADFFDERWQLKK, from the coding sequence ATTGGAACAAGGCTTGAACGCGCTGGGCGATTCGGTCGAGCAATTGACTGATCGCAAAGACGCACGCATTCAGCGGCTGCTCCCCGACGTGCAAGTCTTTCAGAAAGCAGTACACGACGCGCTCACGTATCAAGAATTCTTCAGCAAGGACGACATCGGCCGCGCGAAGAAGCTGCTCAAGGAAGGGCGCGAGCGGGCAGAGCAGTTGTCGGTGGGCAACGCCCCCTGGGACACGGCGACGGGGTCCATCGTGCGCGGCTATGTCTCGCGGATCGACGGCTCCGTGCAACCCTATGGCGTGATCGTGCCGGAGTCGTACGCGGCCCATGCGATGCCGCGCCATCCGCTCGACATTTGGTTCCACGGGCGGAACGAGGATTGGGGCGAGGTGAGGTTCGTCGAAGATCATCTCCATTCGCGCGGCGAGTTCACGCCGCCCGACACGATCGTGCTTCATCCTTACGGCCGGTACTGCAATGCCTTCAAATTCGCGGGCGAGGTGGACGTGCTCGAAGCGCTTGAGTCGGTCAAGCAGCACTATCGCGTCGACGAGGACCGGATCGCCGTGCGCGGCTTTTCGATGGGGGGCGCCGCTTGCTGGCATTTCGCCGTGCATTATCCGGGGCGGTGGGTCGCGGCCAATCCGGGGGCGGGCTTCGCAGAGACCCCCGCGTTTCTTAAGGTTTTCCAGAGCGAAGATTTCCATCCGAGCGAGAGCGACCTGAAGCTTTTGCACCTCTACGACTGCACCGATTGGGCCGTCAATCTTTACAACTGTCCGACCGTGGCCTACAGCGGCGAGATCGACAAGCAGAAACAGGCGGCCGACATCATGGCCGCCGCGCTCGACAAGGAGGGGATTACTCTCCGGCACGTGATCGGCCCCGGCACCGCCCATAAATATCATCCCGAGGCCAAAAAGACAGTCGAGCGGCTCATGGCCTCGATCGTCGAGCGCGGGCGCGATCGCTCGCCGCCCACCATCCATTTCGAGACCTACACGTTGCGCTACAACCAACTCGCCTGGGTCACGATCGACGCGCTCGATGAGCACTGGGGGCGGGCGCGAATTGATATCGACGGCGCGACGATCACAACGCGAAACATTGCCGGGCTAACGTTCGACGTTCCCGCCGGCGGCTGCGAAGAGTTGGGCTTCGACGTCGCCGAGCCGGTCACGCTCACCATCGACAATCAGGAAATTGAAGGCCCGCGCCCGCTTTCCGATCGCTCGTGGTTTTGCCAGTTGCACAAGGACGACGGCGGGAATTGGGCGCTCGGCCCCGTCCCCGGCGACAAGCCGCGCAAGCGGCACGGCTTGCAGGGGCCGATCGACGATGCTTTCATGGATTCGTTTATCTTCGTGCGGCCCACCGGGCAGGAATCGCAGCCAGCCGTCGCGAAATGGGTCAAGAGCGAAATGGACCATGCGATTTACGAGTGGCGGCGGCAGTTCCGCGGCGAGGCCCGGGTGAAGGACGATTCGGCCATCGACGATGCTGACATCGCCGGCGCGAACCTTGTGCTCTGGGGAACGCCCGAGAGCAATGCCGTGCTCAAGCGAATCGCGGATAAGCTGCCGATCCGCTGGGAAGACGGTCAGATCGTCGTTGGCGAGCAGAAGTTCCCGGCCGATCAGCACGCGCTGATCCTGATTTGCCCGAACCCATTGAATCCGAGCCGCTACGTCGTGCTCAACAGCGGATTCACGTATCGCGAATACGATTACTTGAACAATGCCCGGCAGATTCCCAAGCTGCCGGATTGGGCCGTGATCGATCTGCGCACTCCGCCGGATGCACGAGCGCCTGGCAAAGTCGCCGCCGCGGACTTTTTCGACGAGCGTTGGCAATTGAAAAAGTGA
- the eda gene encoding bifunctional 4-hydroxy-2-oxoglutarate aldolase/2-dehydro-3-deoxy-phosphogluconate aldolase — MADDVFRALAQFGVVPVVTVERLDMALPLADALIEGGLPVAEITFRTSAAAEVIARLSKERPELLVGAGTVLTIDNLRAAKKCGARFGVAPGLNPELVAEAARIGLPFIPGVATPSEIERGLALGCRWLKLFPAALLGGPALVNVLAGPYGHTDVQFMPSGGVTAGSLAAYLACPMVAAVGGTWIAKKDSLAAGDWNDIRDRCREAREIADGRRGIT; from the coding sequence ATGGCCGACGATGTTTTTCGCGCACTTGCCCAATTCGGAGTAGTGCCGGTGGTGACCGTCGAACGACTCGATATGGCGTTGCCGCTGGCCGACGCGCTCATCGAGGGCGGGTTGCCGGTCGCCGAGATCACGTTTCGCACCTCCGCCGCCGCCGAGGTCATTGCCAGGTTGAGCAAGGAGCGGCCGGAACTGCTCGTCGGCGCCGGGACCGTGCTGACGATCGACAATTTGCGCGCGGCAAAAAAATGCGGGGCTCGATTCGGAGTGGCGCCGGGATTGAACCCGGAATTGGTCGCCGAAGCGGCGAGGATCGGCTTGCCGTTCATCCCCGGCGTGGCGACGCCGAGCGAAATCGAGCGTGGCTTGGCGCTCGGATGCCGCTGGCTCAAGCTATTTCCCGCGGCCCTCTTGGGCGGCCCGGCGCTCGTGAACGTGCTCGCCGGACCGTATGGCCACACGGACGTCCAATTCATGCCCTCCGGCGGCGTCACCGCCGGCAGCCTCGCCGCCTACCTGGCCTGCCCGATGGTCGCCGCGGTCGGTGGCACTTGGATCGCCAAGAAGGACTCGCTTGCCGCCGGCGACTGGAACGACATCCGGGATCGCTGCCGTGAAGCGCGGGAAATCGCTGACGGGCGACGCGGAATCACCTGA